In Plodia interpunctella isolate USDA-ARS_2022_Savannah chromosome 1, ilPloInte3.2, whole genome shotgun sequence, one DNA window encodes the following:
- the LOC128672434 gene encoding rRNA-processing protein UTP23 homolog, with protein MKITRYKKVQKYMKFYYNNFGFHQPYQVLVDGTFCFAAFKEQINIREQLPKYLNSQVKLLTTRCIIIEIEKISKKTQGALTILKQYGIHECGHKEPVTGSKCIFSMIGKSNDKHYILATQDRDLQDKLRAKAGVPLLYLHNKSPTLDKPSKASYEKVGQSLGTASMFISETQNETLKKMKKALGVEEKVEEIKVPIKKKKAHNPNPLSCKKKKTRKPAGTESKTKEGKVRKRKKNKMSKQIKEQLQSALSNNN; from the exons ATGAAGATAACTAGATACAAGAAAGTACAGAAATACATGAAATTTTACTACAATAATTTCGGTTTCCACCAGCCTTACCAAGTTTTAGTTGATGGCACGTTTTGTTTTGCCGCTTTCAAA gAACAAATCAATATCCGAGAACAGTTACCCAAATATCTCAACAGTCAAGTTAAACTCCTCACAACAAGATgcataataatagaaatagagAAGATATCGAAGAAAACGCAAGGAGCTCTCACCATACTCAAACAGTATGGTATCCACGAATGTGGGCACAAGGAGCCTGTGACAGGTTCAAAATGCATTTTCTCAATGATCGGTAAAAGCAATGACAAGCATTACATACTGGCAACTCAGGACAGAGACTTGCAAGATAAACTGAGAGCCAAAGCTGGTGTTCCATtactatatttacataataaatcgCCCACACTCGACAAGCCATCAAAGGCAAGCTATGAAAAAGTTGGACAAAGCCTCGGAACAGCTAGTATGTTTATAAGCGAAACTCAAAATGagacattgaaaaaaatgaaaaaagctCTAGGTGTTGAAGAAAAAGTGGAAGAAATAAAAGTtccaataaagaaaaagaaagctCACAATCCTAACCCTTTGTCATGTAAGAAGAAAAAGACTAGGAAACCAGCAGGAACAGAGAGTAAAACAAAAGAAGGGAAAGTGAGAAAAAGGAAGAAGAACAAAATGTCCAAGCAAATAAAAGAACAATTGCAAAGTGCTctcagtaataataattag
- the LOC128672447 gene encoding uncharacterized protein LOC128672447, with translation MSELESELSRSGSSKSGGSSKARHPVSAPVSVVRSVQSPLKQQISAPSYFHSLKENDAPPFKYPEPEPIPKLLIGIGQLLSEADAIAMIAARDEDKALGLTKFLGEFLVAKEVIHNYSLSEKQFLISFLLETIDYAAQRDFGSFKLACLLTLYLQTHVYFKGYYWLPPESLWVYFKEILIRHTIEDSPTGQEVFEPEECYDILSHFHTVYMSNLPLVHILTFGACLLKLTWPFKAK, from the exons ATGTCCGAGTTGGAGTCGGAGTTAAGCCGCAGCGGGAGCTCCAAGTCGGGGGGCAGCTCGAAAGCGCGCCACCCGGTCTCCGCCCCCGTCAGTGTAGTGCGCAGCGTGCAGTCCCCGCTCAAACAGCAGATCTCGGCCCCTAGCTACTTCCACTCGCTTAAGGAGAACGAT GCGCCACCGTTCAAATACCCTGAGCCGGAGCCGATCCCCAAGTTGCTGATCGGCATCGGACAGCTCCTGAGCGAAGCAGACGCTATAGCCATGATCGCTGCAAGAGACGAGGATAAAGCTCTAGGGTTGACCAAGTTTCTAG GTGAGTTTCTAGTCGCCAAAGAAGTAATCCACAACTACAGCCTGTCGGAGAAGCAGTTCCTCATCAGCTTCCTCCTGGAGACCATAGACTACGCGGCGCAGAGAGACTTCGGCAGCTTCAAGTTGGCGTGTCTCCTGACCCTCTACTTGCAGAcgcatgtttattttaaaggatATTACTGGTTGCCGCCGGAGAGCCTATGGGTTTATTTCAAAGAGATTTTGATACGGCATACTATTGAA GATTCTCCGACTGGCCAAGAAGTGTTCGAGCCAGAGGAATGCTATGACATACTGAGCCATTTCCACACCGTCTATATGAGCAACCTACCGTTGGTGCATATCCTGACGTTTGGTGCTTGTCTGCTGAAGCTCACGTGGCCCTTTAAggctaaataa